The following proteins are co-located in the Rheinheimera salexigens genome:
- a CDS encoding inosine/guanosine kinase, with translation MKFPGLRKIKHYFPVSQPKPQLPSFEVCPQMDTYIVGLDQTIVDVVATVDDAFLVKHAIPKGLSNLVEHDKANIIYQELIENQAISDHFAGGTIGNTIHNYSVLADDKSVLLGVMSANIALGSAAYHYVRHTSSKVDMNHLQGVAGDIGRGITMITPDGERTFVIDPSDMDELEVDYIPTEIVQSAAAVVVSAYPLRAVDKPIQQAMLKTLVDAKQKNVPVVMSLGTRHLVEENRAKILETVKKYVNVLAMNELEAEALTGFSDPLKAAEAILDYTDMVLITAGPVGLYLCGHTEDNVKRETTNPIKSASLADFNQYEFSRPMLREHCEQSIKVYSHIDPYLGGPELIKNTNGAGDGALSALLHDMAANHYHKQVQPLSGKHEQPYLAYSSFAQICKYANRVSYEILVQNASRLSKGLPEREDCLEEAYWER, from the coding sequence ATGAAATTTCCTGGTCTACGGAAAATCAAACATTACTTTCCCGTTTCTCAACCTAAACCGCAGCTTCCAAGCTTTGAAGTATGCCCGCAAATGGATACTTATATTGTTGGTTTAGATCAAACTATTGTCGATGTGGTGGCAACTGTGGATGATGCTTTTTTAGTAAAGCATGCTATTCCTAAAGGCCTATCTAATTTGGTCGAACATGATAAAGCTAATATTATTTATCAAGAGTTAATAGAAAACCAAGCTATATCAGATCATTTTGCCGGTGGTACTATCGGTAATACCATACATAATTATTCAGTTCTAGCGGATGATAAATCGGTTTTATTAGGCGTAATGTCAGCAAACATCGCGTTGGGTTCAGCGGCTTATCATTACGTTCGCCATACCAGTTCTAAAGTGGATATGAACCACTTACAAGGGGTTGCCGGTGATATTGGTCGTGGTATTACCATGATAACACCCGACGGTGAGCGCACCTTTGTAATTGATCCCAGTGATATGGATGAATTAGAAGTCGATTATATTCCAACCGAAATTGTCCAGTCTGCGGCCGCCGTTGTGGTTAGTGCGTATCCACTGCGCGCGGTAGATAAACCTATCCAGCAAGCGATGTTAAAAACGTTAGTCGATGCTAAACAGAAAAATGTGCCAGTAGTGATGAGTCTAGGTACTCGGCATTTAGTGGAAGAGAATCGGGCTAAGATTTTAGAAACAGTCAAAAAATATGTCAATGTGCTGGCGATGAATGAGTTAGAGGCTGAGGCATTAACGGGCTTTTCAGATCCATTAAAAGCCGCTGAGGCTATTTTAGATTATACCGATATGGTGTTAATTACAGCGGGTCCAGTCGGCTTGTATTTATGTGGCCATACCGAAGATAACGTTAAACGTGAAACAACTAACCCCATTAAATCAGCCAGTTTAGCTGACTTTAATCAATATGAATTTAGCCGACCGATGCTAAGAGAACATTGCGAACAGTCCATTAAAGTGTATTCGCATATTGATCCGTATCTTGGCGGGCCTGAGTTAATCAAAAATACCAATGGTGCAGGTGATGGCGCGTTATCGGCCTTACTGCATGATATGGCCGCTAATCATTACCATAAGCAAGTACAGCCGCTGTCAGGCAAGCATGAGCAGCCTTATTTAGCCTATTCGTCTTTTGCCCAAATTTGTAAATATGCTAATCGGGTAAGTTATGAAATCTTAGTGCAAAATGCCTCAAGATTATCCAAAGGCTTACCGGAACGTGAAGATTGTCTAGAGGAAGCGTATTGGGAGCGTTAG
- the fldB gene encoding flavodoxin FldB yields MKIGLFYGSTTCYTEIVAEKIQALIGADHVELCNIKHVPFTKMAEYDILILGLSTWDFGEIQEDWEAHWPEIKDIDLTDKIIAIYGMGDQVGYAEWFIDAVGMLHDEIAPQTTKRIGFWPTADYDFIASKAVTDDGEWFYGLALDEDNQYDLTDQRLNDWINQILEEITQVL; encoded by the coding sequence ATGAAAATCGGTTTGTTTTATGGCTCAACCACCTGCTATACCGAAATAGTAGCAGAGAAAATTCAGGCGCTAATTGGTGCAGACCATGTTGAGCTGTGCAATATAAAGCATGTACCTTTTACTAAAATGGCCGAGTATGACATTTTAATTTTAGGTTTATCGACTTGGGATTTCGGTGAAATTCAAGAAGATTGGGAAGCGCATTGGCCAGAGATTAAAGATATTGATCTTACTGATAAAATTATTGCCATTTATGGCATGGGCGATCAAGTCGGTTATGCTGAATGGTTTATAGATGCAGTAGGCATGCTGCATGATGAAATAGCACCGCAAACCACCAAGCGGATTGGCTTTTGGCCTACAGCTGACTATGACTTTATTGCGTCTAAAGCAGTAACCGATGACGGCGAATGGTTTTATGGTTTAGCGCTAGATGAAGACAATCAATATGATCTTACTGATCAGAGGCTAAATGATTGGATAAATCAAATTTTAGAAGAGATCACTCAAGTATTATAA
- the dsbC gene encoding bifunctional protein-disulfide isomerase/oxidoreductase DsbC has product MHKLLLALIGFGFISAAAASSDNIQTETKQYQQVQQQFKLLNLNIKAISESPVSGLLQVFTDRGLFFSSKDGNFFIDGKIYDLNNRQLVNDSVMQPFIKQQLVAMTDQGILYKAKNEKYVIDVFTDPTCGYCRKLHNDMQAYNDAGISVRYLAFPRGGENSATFLQMQHIWCSKDSKAAMNAAKKGDKVAATMCTNSVQQQYKLGESFGITGTPAIVLPSGRLIPGYQPLPQLLAQLAQE; this is encoded by the coding sequence ATGCATAAATTATTGTTAGCGTTAATCGGTTTTGGTTTTATCAGTGCAGCGGCAGCCAGTAGTGACAATATTCAAACTGAAACAAAACAGTATCAGCAGGTACAGCAGCAATTTAAATTGTTGAATCTGAATATTAAAGCGATTTCTGAGTCGCCCGTAAGCGGTTTATTACAGGTATTTACCGATAGGGGGCTATTTTTCAGCTCGAAGGATGGTAACTTTTTTATTGACGGCAAAATATATGATTTAAATAACCGTCAGTTGGTAAATGACAGCGTAATGCAGCCGTTTATTAAACAGCAATTAGTGGCTATGACGGATCAAGGTATCTTGTATAAAGCTAAAAACGAAAAATACGTTATAGATGTGTTTACCGATCCTACCTGTGGCTATTGCCGTAAATTACATAACGATATGCAAGCTTATAACGATGCGGGTATTAGTGTGCGTTATTTAGCCTTTCCACGTGGTGGCGAGAACTCAGCAACCTTTTTACAAATGCAGCATATCTGGTGTAGCAAAGACAGCAAAGCGGCAATGAATGCAGCAAAAAAAGGCGATAAAGTAGCCGCCACAATGTGCACCAACTCAGTTCAGCAGCAATATAAGTTGGGTGAATCATTTGGTATTACCGGCACGCCAGCAATAGTGTTACCCAGTGGCCGTTTAATTCCGGGTTATCAGCCTTTGCCACAGTTATTGGCGCAATTGGCTCAAGAATAA
- the srmB gene encoding ATP-dependent RNA helicase SrmB, which yields MNFADFQLDDALNRAISVRGYEAPTLIQEMAIPLALEGLDLLASAPTGTGKTLAFVLPAIQYLLDFGRRDPGFARVLVMTPTRELAYQIYNEFKFFSQHTTLNVGVITGGINYGSHKDTLEKNNDILIATPGRLTEYLDEESFQADEVELLILDEADRMLDMGFVGEMNRIILEARRRRQTLLFSATLEGPALERFASHALKEPKRIEATPSRKENAKIIQWTHLADDAQHKLALLIHLLKQEDVSKAIVFIKTRERLASLTGQLETAGLRCAWLQGEMPQDKRMQAVERFSQGRVSILLATDIAARGLDMDDISHVINFDLPRTADTYIHRIGRTGRAGKKGIAISLVEAHDMAVLAKIERYTEQRLKARVIAELKPKHKAAKVPVKKKKVAKKKTAKKAKK from the coding sequence ATGAATTTTGCCGATTTTCAACTGGACGATGCGCTAAATCGTGCCATATCTGTGCGTGGCTACGAAGCACCGACTTTGATTCAAGAAATGGCAATTCCATTAGCATTGGAAGGCTTAGACTTATTAGCCAGCGCGCCAACAGGTACCGGTAAAACACTGGCCTTTGTATTACCGGCCATCCAATACTTACTGGATTTTGGGCGCAGAGATCCTGGCTTCGCTCGCGTGTTAGTGATGACACCTACCCGTGAATTGGCTTATCAAATTTATAACGAATTTAAATTTTTCAGTCAGCATACCACGCTAAATGTTGGCGTGATCACAGGCGGGATTAACTATGGTAGCCATAAAGATACCTTAGAAAAAAACAATGATATTTTAATTGCTACTCCAGGCCGTTTAACTGAATATCTAGATGAAGAAAGCTTCCAAGCGGATGAAGTAGAACTGCTAATTTTAGATGAAGCGGATCGGATGTTAGACATGGGTTTTGTCGGTGAAATGAACCGGATTATTTTAGAAGCGCGTCGTCGTCGCCAAACCTTATTATTCTCAGCAACCCTAGAAGGCCCTGCTTTAGAGCGTTTTGCTTCCCATGCATTAAAAGAGCCTAAACGAATTGAAGCCACTCCATCTCGTAAAGAAAATGCTAAAATTATCCAATGGACCCATTTAGCTGATGATGCCCAACATAAATTGGCATTGTTAATCCACTTATTAAAACAAGAAGATGTCAGCAAAGCCATCGTGTTTATAAAAACCCGTGAGCGTTTAGCCAGTTTAACCGGCCAATTGGAAACTGCAGGTTTACGTTGTGCTTGGCTACAAGGTGAAATGCCACAAGATAAACGGATGCAAGCTGTAGAACGCTTTAGCCAAGGTCGTGTATCCATATTGTTAGCAACAGATATTGCCGCTCGAGGTTTAGACATGGATGATATTAGCCATGTTATTAACTTTGACTTACCGCGCACTGCCGATACCTATATTCATCGGATTGGCCGCACCGGTCGTGCGGGTAAAAAAGGTATCGCGATTTCTTTAGTTGAAGCCCATGATATGGCAGTGTTAGCCAAAATTGAGCGTTACACTGAACAACGCTTAAAAGCCCGAGTGATTGCAGAATTAAAACCAAAACATAAAGCCGCTAAAGTGCCGGTAAAAAAGAAAAAAGTTGCCAAGAAAAAAACCGCTAAAAAAGCGAAAAAATAA
- the xerD gene encoding site-specific tyrosine recombinase XerD → MKTAPAKSKQLKPQPEDSAVIAEFLQHLFLEKGLSQHTLSAYGTDLTKFAIFLRPQQVLLNQVDSSLLNQYLAQRVDLQFSPRSTSRALSSLRQFYAFLHQQQRIADNPLAQMLNPKIGRSLPKSLSEQDVERLLNTPDISDTIQFRDKAMLEILYASGLRVSELTTLSMQQLNLQHGLIRVRGKGNKERLVPMGEEALHWLSRYLVEIRPVLMAGKVLDVVFPSSRAQQMTRQTFWHRIKFYAKVAGINTELSPHTLRHAFATHLLNHGADLRVVQMLLGHSDLSTTQIYTHVAQARLQSLHQQHHPRG, encoded by the coding sequence ATGAAAACAGCCCCCGCGAAAAGCAAACAACTGAAGCCACAGCCAGAAGATTCCGCCGTTATTGCCGAATTTTTACAGCATCTATTTTTAGAAAAAGGCCTAAGTCAGCATACGCTAAGTGCGTACGGTACCGACTTAACCAAGTTTGCTATTTTTTTAAGGCCGCAACAGGTGTTATTAAACCAGGTTGATAGCTCATTATTAAATCAATATTTAGCCCAGCGGGTCGATTTACAGTTTAGTCCTCGCAGTACGTCAAGAGCACTCAGTAGCCTGCGCCAGTTTTATGCTTTTTTGCATCAACAGCAGCGCATAGCCGATAATCCGCTGGCGCAAATGCTCAACCCGAAAATTGGTCGCAGCTTACCGAAAAGTTTATCTGAGCAAGATGTTGAGCGATTGCTGAATACGCCAGATATTAGCGATACAATTCAGTTTCGTGATAAAGCCATGCTAGAAATTTTATATGCCAGTGGTTTACGGGTATCAGAGCTTACGACGCTAAGTATGCAGCAGCTTAATTTACAACATGGCTTAATAAGAGTGCGCGGTAAAGGTAATAAAGAACGTTTAGTGCCTATGGGTGAAGAGGCCTTGCATTGGCTTAGTCGCTACTTAGTTGAAATTAGACCCGTTTTAATGGCAGGTAAAGTACTGGATGTAGTTTTCCCCAGTAGTCGAGCACAGCAAATGACACGGCAAACGTTCTGGCATCGTATCAAGTTTTATGCAAAGGTAGCGGGTATTAATACTGAGTTATCGCCCCATACGTTACGGCATGCTTTTGCGACCCATTTATTAAACCATGGTGCAGACTTGCGTGTTGTGCAAATGTTGTTAGGCCATAGCGATTTATCTACCACGCAGATATATACCCATGTGGCTCAAGCAAGGTTACAAAGCTTGCATCAGCAGCATCATCCGCGAGGTTAA
- the yaaA gene encoding peroxide stress protein YaaA has translation MLMVVSPAKDLDLTPLSEQYSYTQPALLNQAQQLADICKQLTPADLSSLMHISDKLAGLNVARFEQWQPPFTLENAKAALFMFNGDVYRGLDAANLSKEDIDFAQQHLRILSGLYGVLRPLDLMQAYRLEMGTKLANSAGKDLYAFWDQAVTKDLNKQLASLKGRVLVNLASQEYFKAVKPKLLTADVITPVFKDFKNGKYKIISFYAKKARGLMARYAIQQRVTDAQQLKQFDLEGYQYSQPDSSSSEWVFLRNIEQ, from the coding sequence ATGTTAATGGTTGTTTCACCGGCTAAAGACTTAGATTTAACGCCGTTATCTGAGCAGTATTCTTATACTCAACCAGCGCTATTAAACCAAGCACAGCAACTGGCTGATATTTGTAAGCAGTTAACGCCAGCGGATTTATCATCACTAATGCATATTAGCGATAAGTTAGCGGGGCTAAATGTGGCACGTTTTGAGCAATGGCAACCGCCCTTTACGCTTGAAAATGCTAAAGCCGCTTTATTTATGTTTAATGGCGATGTTTATCGGGGTTTAGATGCAGCAAATTTATCCAAAGAGGATATTGACTTTGCTCAGCAGCATTTGCGAATTTTAAGTGGCTTATATGGTGTGTTGCGGCCATTAGACTTAATGCAGGCTTACCGCTTGGAAATGGGCACTAAATTAGCCAACAGCGCGGGTAAAGATTTATATGCTTTTTGGGATCAAGCCGTCACCAAGGATCTTAATAAGCAGCTGGCTAGCTTAAAGGGACGTGTGCTGGTTAATTTGGCTTCACAGGAATATTTTAAAGCCGTTAAGCCTAAACTATTAACGGCAGATGTTATTACACCAGTGTTTAAAGATTTTAAAAATGGTAAATATAAAATTATCAGTTTTTATGCCAAAAAAGCGCGTGGTTTAATGGCGCGTTACGCCATCCAGCAACGAGTAACGGATGCCCAGCAGCTAAAACAGTTTGATTTAGAGGGTTATCAATACAGTCAACCAGACTCTAGTAGTTCAGAATGGGTGTTTTTACGCAACATTGAGCAATAG
- a CDS encoding FMN-binding glutamate synthase family protein gives MRRAFVITSIITLLIIGLISILWQPILWALVIVIPLIIRGIVDIFQRRHSLLRNYPVVGHARWTMEFIRPFVRQYLFESETDGTPINRMHRSVIYQRAKGSLDSTPYGTKLDTHRVGYEWIGHSLAAKHHADHHPATKVTVGGPHCTQPYDASIFNISAMSFGALSNNAIRALNKGAALGGFYHNTGEGSVSDYHLEFGGDLVWQIGTGYFGCRDAQGNFAAEAFRQVATKPSIKMIEIKLSQGAKPGHGGILPAHKNTNEIARIRLVEPKTQVDSPPSHSAFSTPKEMMHFIQQVRELSGGKPVGIKLAIGRTSEFIALCKAMLATGFAPDFITVDGGEGGTGAAPLEFANSIGMPLREALVFVCDVLVGFNLKKQIKVIASGKVFTGFNIVKNIAVGADICNSARGMMIALGCVQSLECHTNKCPTGVATQNPALARGLVVESKAERVARFHKETVKASMEMIAAAGMRHMSELNRSHVFRRISETEVRRFDQIYLNLTPGSLINGGAPEKFEQPMKESSADSFMPQQIIEQSVQGLTAIK, from the coding sequence ATGCGGCGAGCTTTTGTTATAACTTCTATTATTACCCTGCTAATCATTGGCTTAATTAGCATACTTTGGCAGCCAATATTATGGGCCTTAGTTATTGTTATCCCTTTGATTATTCGTGGCATAGTAGATATTTTTCAACGCCGCCATAGTTTGTTACGTAACTATCCAGTCGTTGGCCATGCTCGATGGACGATGGAGTTTATTCGTCCTTTTGTCCGCCAATATTTATTTGAGTCTGAAACGGATGGCACCCCAATTAACCGGATGCACCGCTCCGTTATTTACCAAAGAGCCAAAGGCAGTTTAGATTCCACTCCCTATGGCACTAAGTTAGACACTCACCGGGTGGGTTATGAGTGGATTGGTCACTCCCTAGCAGCTAAGCACCATGCTGATCATCACCCTGCGACCAAAGTAACTGTAGGCGGTCCACATTGCACCCAACCTTATGATGCCAGTATTTTTAATATTTCAGCCATGAGTTTTGGTGCCTTAAGTAATAATGCCATTCGTGCCTTAAATAAAGGCGCGGCATTAGGCGGTTTTTATCATAATACCGGTGAAGGCAGTGTCAGCGATTATCACTTAGAGTTTGGCGGCGATTTAGTCTGGCAAATTGGTACCGGTTATTTTGGTTGCCGCGACGCCCAAGGTAATTTTGCTGCTGAAGCTTTTCGCCAAGTTGCCACTAAGCCATCCATTAAAATGATCGAAATTAAATTGTCGCAAGGGGCTAAACCGGGTCACGGTGGTATTTTACCGGCGCATAAAAACACCAATGAAATTGCCCGTATTCGCTTAGTTGAACCTAAAACCCAAGTCGACTCTCCGCCCAGCCATAGTGCGTTTAGTACGCCAAAAGAAATGATGCATTTTATTCAGCAAGTCCGTGAATTATCGGGTGGCAAACCTGTGGGTATTAAGTTAGCTATTGGCCGCACCAGCGAATTTATTGCTTTGTGTAAAGCCATGCTAGCAACCGGTTTTGCACCCGACTTTATCACCGTTGATGGCGGTGAAGGCGGTACTGGTGCTGCACCACTAGAGTTTGCTAACTCGATAGGCATGCCTTTGCGTGAAGCGTTAGTCTTTGTTTGTGATGTGTTAGTTGGCTTTAATTTAAAGAAACAAATTAAGGTTATTGCCAGCGGTAAAGTTTTTACTGGTTTTAATATTGTTAAAAACATTGCTGTTGGCGCCGATATTTGTAATAGCGCCCGCGGTATGATGATCGCCCTTGGCTGTGTGCAATCGTTAGAGTGTCATACCAATAAATGTCCAACCGGTGTGGCCACGCAAAACCCAGCCTTAGCCCGAGGCTTAGTCGTTGAAAGTAAAGCTGAGCGCGTTGCGCGTTTTCATAAAGAAACGGTAAAAGCCAGTATGGAGATGATTGCAGCTGCGGGCATGCGCCATATGTCAGAGTTAAATCGCTCGCATGTGTTTAGGCGTATAAGTGAAACTGAGGTTCGGCGTTTTGATCAGATTTATCTTAACTTAACACCGGGTAGCTTAATTAATGGCGGCGCACCGGAAAAGTTTGAGCAACCAATGAAAGAGTCGAGTGCCGACAGTTTTATGCCACAACAGATTATAGAACAAAGCGTACAAGGCTTGACCGCTATTAAGTAG
- a CDS encoding S66 peptidase family protein, producing MDKRQFIKSCAVAASFIPLASCANVIAAPSAKSNQALAAPAQLLPIAFNPGDTVALVSPSKATDNLLDVQIATEVMQALGLKVKVGQHLTSRRGHLAGTDQQRANDINAMFADNEVKAIICLRGGSGAARVLPLLDYALIKNNPKTLLGYSDITALHNAIHAQTGLITFHGPNGTGSWNSFNADQFRRVFFQREQMQYQNVIETKDELAARQNRIVTITGGKVQGEIIGGNLTVLTSLAGSPYLPDFTDKILFVEDVEEAPYRVDRMLSTLKLMGALDKLAGFIFGECTSCRPTGGYGWLTMDQIFDDHIKPLNIPAYRGAMIGHIQKQFIVPVGAKVEMDADNGSFKLLQSVFQPT from the coding sequence ATGGATAAACGTCAATTTATTAAAAGCTGTGCTGTAGCTGCCAGTTTTATACCCTTAGCAAGTTGTGCCAATGTTATTGCCGCACCCAGCGCCAAATCTAATCAAGCGCTAGCTGCACCTGCTCAGTTATTACCAATAGCCTTTAACCCAGGTGATACCGTGGCTTTAGTAAGCCCCTCTAAAGCCACCGATAATTTACTCGATGTGCAAATCGCCACTGAAGTGATGCAGGCGCTGGGCCTTAAAGTAAAAGTAGGTCAACATCTCACTTCCCGGCGTGGCCATTTAGCCGGTACTGATCAACAACGTGCTAATGATATTAATGCTATGTTTGCCGATAATGAGGTTAAAGCTATTATTTGTTTACGTGGCGGTTCTGGTGCTGCACGCGTACTACCCTTACTAGATTATGCGCTGATTAAAAACAATCCTAAAACGCTACTGGGTTACTCTGATATTACTGCCTTACATAATGCTATTCATGCCCAAACGGGTTTAATTACCTTTCATGGCCCTAATGGTACCGGCAGCTGGAATAGCTTTAATGCCGATCAGTTTAGACGAGTATTTTTTCAACGCGAACAAATGCAGTACCAAAATGTTATTGAAACGAAAGATGAACTAGCTGCACGGCAAAATCGTATTGTCACTATCACTGGCGGTAAGGTACAAGGCGAAATTATTGGCGGTAACTTAACCGTGCTAACATCATTAGCCGGCTCGCCCTACTTACCTGATTTTACGGATAAAATTTTATTTGTTGAAGATGTAGAAGAAGCCCCGTATCGGGTTGACCGCATGCTAAGCACCTTAAAGTTGATGGGTGCCTTAGATAAATTAGCCGGCTTTATATTTGGTGAGTGTACCAGTTGTCGCCCAACTGGAGGCTATGGTTGGTTAACCATGGACCAAATTTTTGATGATCATATTAAGCCCTTAAATATACCGGCTTATCGTGGTGCTATGATAGGTCATATTCAAAAACAGTTTATTGTGCCGGTTGGCGCTAAAGTAGAAATGGATGCCGATAACGGTAGCTTTAAATTACTGCAGTCAGTATTTCAACCTACATAA
- a CDS encoding tRNA1(Val) (adenine(37)-N6)-methyltransferase — translation MSAGFQCKQFYIAHDRCAMKVGTDGLLLGAWAPLSKNNVVTTSGNILDIGAGSGLISVMLAQRSQGLLPITAIELDSAAAEQAKENISVSPWPNSIRLLTADILAYQPTERYRLIVSNPPFFQQSMPAAQLSRHLARHTDSLPFNRLLEKAATMLKPEGVLALILPYTGIEQFITLAQSLGWQLQQHCVVFSKLNKPQRSLISFVYGISDKPLQNSQLLIHNPDGSYTAQYQQLLGDFYLKFPSSL, via the coding sequence ATGTCAGCAGGTTTTCAGTGTAAACAGTTTTATATAGCTCATGACCGTTGTGCGATGAAAGTTGGCACTGACGGTTTATTGCTTGGTGCTTGGGCACCGCTTAGCAAAAATAACGTAGTTACTACTAGCGGTAACATCCTTGATATTGGTGCGGGTAGCGGCTTAATTAGTGTAATGCTGGCGCAACGTAGTCAAGGTTTACTGCCTATTACTGCTATCGAACTCGATAGTGCTGCAGCAGAGCAAGCTAAAGAAAATATTAGCGTTAGTCCATGGCCTAATAGTATTCGTTTATTAACGGCGGATATTCTAGCCTATCAGCCTACAGAACGTTACCGTTTAATCGTATCTAACCCACCTTTTTTTCAGCAATCGATGCCGGCTGCGCAGTTAAGCCGACATTTAGCCCGGCATACTGATAGTTTACCCTTTAATCGTTTGCTAGAAAAAGCGGCGACAATGTTAAAGCCTGAAGGTGTATTAGCCTTAATTTTGCCTTATACCGGTATTGAACAATTTATTACCTTAGCCCAAAGCTTAGGCTGGCAGTTGCAACAGCATTGTGTGGTCTTTAGTAAATTGAATAAACCGCAGCGCAGTTTAATTAGCTTTGTGTATGGCATCAGTGACAAGCCGTTACAAAATAGTCAATTACTGATCCACAACCCTGATGGCAGCTACACGGCGCAATATCAGCAACTACTAGGTGATTTTTATTTGAAGTTCCCTAGCTCGTTATAA
- the tal gene encoding transaldolase, giving the protein MNNDLLTQLKAVTTVVVDSGDLTAIEQFRPIDATTNPSLLLNASQLDFAKPMLSEAVRYAKSKHDNATQQLNLACDKFAVDVGTAISKLIPGRISTEVDARLSFDTAATIAKAKQLIALYQENNIAPERILIKIAATWEGIQAARELEQQGIQCNLTLLFHMAQARACAEAGVFLISPFVGRILDWYKAQTKQEYSAETDPGVLSVREIYRFYKSHGFKTIVMGASFRNIGEVLALAGCDRLTISPNLLAELAQQQGKLQVHLSADMPQQPAPAVMTEAEYRWALNDDAMATEKLAEGIRKFAIDQTKLEQLIQQAL; this is encoded by the coding sequence ATGAATAACGATTTATTAACTCAATTAAAAGCCGTGACTACCGTTGTGGTAGATAGTGGCGACTTAACTGCCATTGAACAGTTTAGACCTATCGACGCAACCACCAATCCCAGTTTATTACTTAATGCGAGTCAATTAGATTTTGCCAAGCCCATGCTTAGCGAGGCTGTTCGCTATGCTAAATCTAAACATGATAACGCGACACAACAGCTTAATTTGGCCTGTGATAAATTTGCCGTTGATGTTGGCACGGCTATTAGTAAATTAATCCCAGGACGCATTTCCACTGAAGTCGATGCTCGGTTATCTTTTGACACTGCTGCTACTATTGCCAAAGCCAAACAGCTAATCGCGTTATATCAAGAAAACAATATTGCACCAGAACGTATTTTAATTAAAATTGCCGCCACTTGGGAAGGCATTCAAGCCGCTCGCGAGCTGGAACAGCAAGGTATCCAATGTAACCTAACCTTATTGTTTCATATGGCCCAAGCCCGAGCCTGCGCAGAAGCAGGCGTGTTTTTAATTTCGCCTTTTGTTGGTCGAATTCTCGATTGGTATAAAGCCCAAACTAAGCAAGAATACAGTGCTGAAACCGACCCTGGGGTATTATCGGTACGCGAAATTTATCGCTTTTACAAAAGCCATGGCTTTAAGACTATTGTTATGGGTGCAAGCTTTCGTAATATTGGCGAAGTATTAGCTTTAGCCGGTTGTGACAGGTTAACCATTAGCCCTAACTTACTGGCTGAACTTGCCCAGCAACAAGGTAAGTTGCAAGTGCATTTGAGCGCTGATATGCCACAACAACCCGCCCCTGCAGTAATGACTGAAGCTGAGTATCGTTGGGCACTTAATGACGATGCGATGGCCACTGAGAAGCTGGCTGAAGGTATTAGAAAGTTTGCAATTGACCAAACTAAGCTTGAGCAACTGATCCAGCAGGCACTTTAG